The following proteins are co-located in the Nocardia bhagyanarayanae genome:
- a CDS encoding TetR/AcrR family transcriptional regulator, whose product MSVDNRRTARKAVSGDSAPREIKRRPKNRRAQIAAASAAAFGALGYHGVSMEDIASGLGISSAALYRHYPSKYALFREELLRVGRAMTESVRLPDDAAELSPEQRLHRVLDALIGATIENRPSVTLVRWEGRYLEPEDQRTLAEQQATVLDALGTELRGLRPELGEDDVRVLRTALLSAITSIADHHASLPAKSLARLLDSACWSLANTELPPAAAEPEPMAAVEIPESFKHELLLHKAVELFHDRGYPNVSVEEIASAAGLSAASAVYRFYRGKSDLLAAAFRRAAERVSAAIGPAVAASDGPEAALTTLIEYYVSGSFAERALTFVYFTEFQHVPAEERTVLRNIQRLSVEEWAKLLREVRPELSPAEARFLIHAAFALVIDLGRAFDNDPIAAQDRVRLLMQVVLFGRPAQG is encoded by the coding sequence ATGAGTGTCGACAATCGCCGTACGGCGCGAAAGGCAGTCAGCGGCGACTCGGCACCACGGGAGATCAAGCGGCGGCCGAAGAATCGGCGCGCGCAGATCGCCGCGGCGTCCGCAGCCGCCTTCGGCGCCCTCGGCTATCACGGCGTGAGCATGGAGGACATCGCCTCCGGGCTCGGGATCAGCTCGGCCGCGCTGTATCGGCACTATCCGAGCAAGTACGCGCTGTTCCGGGAGGAGCTGCTGCGGGTCGGCCGGGCGATGACCGAGTCGGTCCGGCTGCCCGACGACGCCGCCGAGCTCTCCCCCGAGCAGCGACTGCACCGGGTGCTCGACGCGCTGATCGGCGCCACCATCGAGAACCGCCCGAGCGTCACGCTGGTGCGCTGGGAGGGCCGCTACCTGGAGCCGGAGGACCAGCGAACGCTGGCCGAGCAGCAGGCCACCGTGCTCGACGCGCTCGGCACCGAATTGCGTGGGCTGCGCCCCGAACTCGGCGAGGACGACGTCCGGGTACTGCGCACCGCACTGCTGAGCGCCATCACGAGCATCGCCGATCACCACGCCTCGCTGCCCGCGAAATCCCTTGCCCGGCTGCTCGACTCGGCCTGCTGGTCGCTGGCGAACACCGAGCTGCCGCCCGCCGCGGCGGAACCGGAGCCCATGGCGGCGGTGGAGATCCCCGAGTCGTTCAAGCACGAGCTGTTGCTGCACAAGGCGGTCGAGCTCTTCCACGATCGCGGCTATCCCAATGTGAGCGTCGAGGAGATCGCCAGCGCCGCAGGGCTTTCCGCAGCGTCGGCGGTCTACCGCTTCTACCGCGGCAAGAGCGATCTGCTGGCCGCCGCGTTCCGCAGAGCCGCCGAACGCGTGTCGGCCGCGATCGGCCCCGCCGTCGCCGCGTCCGACGGACCGGAAGCCGCGCTCACCACACTGATCGAGTACTACGTCTCGGGATCTTTCGCCGAGCGCGCCCTCACCTTCGTGTATTTCACGGAGTTCCAACACGTTCCGGCCGAGGAACGCACCGTGCTGCGCAACATCCAACGGCTCAGCGTCGAGGAGTGGGCCAAGCTGCTGCGCGAGGTGCGACCGGAGCTCTCGCCCGCCGAGGCGCGCTTCCTGATCCACGCGGCCTTCGCGCTCGTCATCGATCTCGGCCGCGCGTTCGACAACGACCCGATCGCCGCGCAGGACCGGGTGCGACTGCTGATGCAAGTCGTGTTGTTCGGCCGTCCGGCGCAGGGCTGA
- a CDS encoding acyl-CoA dehydrogenase family protein, with the protein MTDFLSTGTLPEDYRDLALTVRDFAKQVVAPVAAEHDANHTFPYEVVSGMADMGLFGLPFPEEYGGMGGDYFALCLALEELGKVDQSVAITLEAGVSLGAMPIYRFGDDKQKQEWLPQLTSGRSLAAFGLTEPDAGSDAGGTTTKAVLDDGTWIINGRKQFITNSGTNITKLVTVTAVTGTTGGKKEISTILVPTDTPGFVAEPAYNKVGWNASDTHPLSLTDVRVPAENLLGERGRGYANFLRILDEGRIAIAALSVGAAQGCVDESVRYAKERLAFGQPIGRNQAIAFKIARMETRAHAARTAYYDAAALMLAGKPFKKQASIAKLVASEAAMDNARDATQIFGGNGFMNEYAVARHYRDSKILEIGEGTTEVQLMLIGRELGL; encoded by the coding sequence ATGACCGACTTCCTGTCCACCGGCACGCTGCCCGAGGACTACCGCGATCTGGCCCTGACGGTCCGCGATTTCGCCAAGCAGGTGGTCGCTCCCGTCGCCGCCGAGCACGACGCCAACCACACCTTCCCGTACGAGGTCGTCTCGGGCATGGCCGATATGGGCCTGTTCGGCCTGCCCTTCCCGGAGGAGTACGGCGGCATGGGCGGCGACTACTTCGCGCTGTGCCTCGCGCTCGAGGAACTCGGCAAGGTCGACCAGAGCGTCGCCATCACGCTGGAAGCGGGCGTCTCGCTCGGCGCCATGCCGATCTACCGCTTCGGCGACGACAAGCAGAAGCAGGAGTGGCTGCCGCAGCTGACCAGCGGACGCTCCCTCGCGGCGTTCGGGCTCACCGAGCCGGACGCGGGCAGCGACGCGGGCGGCACCACCACGAAGGCCGTGCTGGACGACGGCACGTGGATCATCAACGGCCGCAAGCAGTTCATCACCAACTCCGGCACGAACATCACCAAGCTCGTCACGGTGACCGCGGTGACCGGCACGACCGGCGGCAAGAAGGAGATCTCCACCATCCTGGTGCCGACCGACACCCCCGGCTTCGTCGCCGAGCCCGCCTACAACAAGGTCGGCTGGAACGCCTCGGACACCCACCCGCTGAGCCTCACCGACGTGCGCGTCCCCGCGGAGAACCTGCTCGGCGAGCGCGGCCGCGGCTACGCCAACTTCCTGCGCATCCTGGACGAGGGCCGGATCGCGATCGCCGCGCTGTCGGTGGGCGCGGCCCAGGGCTGCGTCGACGAGAGCGTGCGCTACGCCAAGGAACGGCTCGCGTTCGGCCAACCCATCGGCCGCAACCAGGCCATCGCGTTCAAGATCGCCCGCATGGAGACCCGCGCGCACGCCGCGCGCACCGCCTACTACGACGCCGCGGCGCTGATGCTCGCGGGCAAGCCGTTCAAGAAGCAGGCCTCCATCGCCAAGCTGGTGGCCAGCGAGGCCGCGATGGACAACGCCCGCGACGCCACCCAGATCTTCGGTGGCAACGGCTTCATGAACGAATACGCTGTGGCCAGGCATTACCGCGACAGCAAGATCCTGGAAATCGGCGAGGGCACGACGGAGGTGCAGCTGATGCTGATCGGACGGGAGTTGGGTCTGTGA
- a CDS encoding acetoacetate--CoA ligase: protein MQPQWVPTERDIADAKVTDFARFVAARTGVATSDYHSLWQWSVDDLAGFWRAVWEYFELGEIDGEVLASTEMPGAQWFPGTKLNYVDQVVRQARTDRPAILAVGEDEPTREVSWVELIDATAAFASTLRGLGVQPGDRVVGYLPNIPEAVIAFLATASLGAIWSACGQDYSPKAALDRLGQLEPTVLVTADGYRFGGKAHDKRADIAALQAGFGSLRATVAVSRLGLEVPDAMPWAEAVGTDNAGAVIETETVDFDHPLWIVFSSGTTGLPKGIVHGHGGVLLEHLKAIALQSDIGADDTFFWYTSPSWMMWNFQIAGLLVGATIVCYDGSPTYPAPDALWRIAAETRATVVGTSPGYVLACIKAGVVPRDEHDLSALRTVGITGSALPPSSALWLRDNVGEHVPVSSISGGTDVVSAFIGGVRTVPVWPGELSAPYLGVALDAFDTAGKPVRGEVGELVITAPMPSMPVSFWRDPDGKRYHDAYFDMFPRVWRHGDWITITEHGSIVVHGRSDSTLNRHGIRMGSADIYQSVERLPEITEALVIGAEQPDGGYWMPLFVVLAPGAELTDELRERISSTIRTEVSPRHVPDEILVAPGIPHTRTGKKLEVPIKKLFQGAEAARVVERSAVDDPDLLDWYAKIRPAR from the coding sequence GTGCAACCACAGTGGGTGCCGACCGAACGGGACATCGCCGACGCCAAGGTGACCGATTTCGCACGATTCGTCGCCGCGCGCACCGGCGTCGCCACGTCGGACTACCACTCGCTGTGGCAGTGGTCGGTGGACGACCTGGCCGGTTTCTGGCGGGCGGTGTGGGAGTACTTCGAGCTCGGCGAGATCGACGGCGAGGTACTGGCGAGCACGGAAATGCCGGGAGCTCAATGGTTTCCGGGCACCAAGCTGAACTACGTCGACCAGGTCGTGCGCCAGGCCCGCACCGACCGCCCCGCCATCCTGGCCGTCGGCGAGGACGAGCCGACCCGCGAGGTGTCCTGGGTCGAGCTGATCGACGCCACCGCCGCCTTCGCGAGCACCCTGCGCGGGCTGGGCGTCCAGCCGGGCGACCGGGTCGTCGGCTACCTGCCGAACATCCCCGAGGCGGTGATCGCCTTCCTGGCGACCGCGAGCCTCGGCGCGATCTGGAGCGCGTGCGGGCAGGACTACTCGCCGAAGGCCGCACTCGACCGCCTCGGGCAGCTGGAGCCGACGGTCCTCGTCACGGCCGACGGCTACCGTTTCGGCGGTAAGGCGCACGACAAGCGCGCCGACATCGCCGCGCTCCAAGCGGGTTTCGGGTCGCTGCGCGCGACGGTCGCGGTCTCGCGGCTCGGCCTCGAGGTCCCGGACGCCATGCCGTGGGCGGAGGCGGTCGGCACCGACAACGCCGGGGCCGTCATCGAGACCGAGACCGTGGATTTCGACCACCCGCTGTGGATCGTCTTCTCCTCCGGCACCACCGGCCTGCCGAAGGGCATCGTGCACGGCCACGGCGGCGTGCTACTCGAGCACCTGAAAGCCATCGCGCTGCAATCCGATATCGGCGCCGACGACACCTTCTTCTGGTACACCAGCCCGAGCTGGATGATGTGGAACTTCCAGATCGCGGGCCTGCTGGTTGGCGCGACGATCGTCTGCTACGACGGCAGTCCGACCTATCCCGCGCCGGATGCCCTGTGGCGCATCGCCGCCGAGACCCGCGCGACCGTGGTGGGGACCAGTCCCGGCTACGTGCTGGCCTGCATCAAGGCGGGCGTCGTGCCGCGCGACGAGCACGACCTCTCGGCGCTGCGCACGGTCGGCATCACCGGTTCGGCGCTGCCGCCCTCCTCGGCATTGTGGTTGCGCGACAACGTCGGCGAGCACGTTCCGGTGTCCTCCATCAGCGGCGGCACCGACGTGGTCTCGGCATTCATCGGCGGTGTGCGCACCGTGCCGGTCTGGCCGGGTGAGCTCTCGGCGCCGTATCTCGGCGTCGCGCTCGACGCGTTCGACACGGCGGGCAAGCCCGTGCGCGGCGAGGTCGGGGAACTGGTGATCACCGCGCCGATGCCGTCCATGCCGGTGAGCTTCTGGCGCGATCCGGACGGAAAGCGTTACCACGACGCCTATTTCGACATGTTCCCCCGTGTCTGGCGGCACGGCGACTGGATCACCATCACCGAGCACGGCAGCATCGTCGTGCACGGCCGCTCGGATTCGACTTTGAACCGGCACGGCATCCGGATGGGCAGCGCGGACATCTACCAGTCCGTCGAGCGGCTGCCGGAGATCACCGAGGCGCTGGTGATCGGCGCGGAACAGCCCGACGGCGGATACTGGATGCCGCTGTTCGTCGTCCTCGCGCCCGGCGCCGAGCTGACCGACGAACTGCGCGAGCGCATCAGCTCCACCATCCGCACCGAGGTCTCGCCACGGCACGTGCCCGACGAGATCCTTGTCGCGCCCGGCATCCCGCACACCCGCACCGGCAAGAAGCTCGAGGTGCCGATCAAGAAGCTGTTCCAGGGCGCCGAGGCCGCGCGCGTGGTGGAGCGCAGCGCGGTCGACGACCCGGACTTGCTGGACTGGTACGCGAAGATCCGTCCCGCGCGCTGA
- a CDS encoding MaoC family dehydratase, with protein MTEPGGRRIVQRGLWFEEFETGVVYEHRPGRTITEADNVLFTTLTMNTQALHLDAAFSDALPPFNKRLVNSMFTLSTLVGLSVAQLTQGTIVANLGFSEINFPHPVFHGDTMYAETVVTDKRESKSRPGEGIVTFAHTGRNQHGDVIATATRKTLVRMAPEQA; from the coding sequence GTGACGGAACCCGGCGGGCGTCGAATCGTCCAGCGCGGCTTGTGGTTCGAGGAGTTCGAGACCGGCGTCGTCTACGAACACCGGCCCGGTCGCACCATTACCGAGGCCGACAACGTCCTGTTCACCACGCTGACCATGAACACCCAGGCGCTGCACCTGGACGCGGCGTTCAGCGACGCGCTGCCGCCGTTCAACAAGCGACTGGTGAACTCCATGTTCACCCTGTCCACCCTGGTCGGGCTCTCGGTCGCGCAGCTGACCCAGGGCACCATCGTGGCGAACCTCGGCTTCTCCGAGATCAACTTCCCGCACCCGGTGTTCCACGGCGACACGATGTACGCCGAGACGGTGGTCACCGACAAGCGCGAGTCCAAGTCCCGGCCGGGCGAGGGCATCGTGACCTTCGCCCACACCGGGCGCAACCAGCACGGCGACGTGATCGCGACGGCCACCCGCAAGACGCTGGTGCGTATGGCGCCGGAGCAGGCATGA
- a CDS encoding HpcH/HpaI aldolase/citrate lyase family protein, which produces MTWQMAGPGWLFCPADRPERFAKAAAAADVVILDLEDGVAAGDKAGARAALIASPLDPETTVVRVNAAGTDEHELDLAALAETEYRRVMLPKTESAEQIIALSGYEVIALVESPLGALTIGQAVTARNAIGVMWGAEDLIAGLGGTASRHADGGYRDVARHVRSSALLAAKAYGKFALDSVYLNIRDLDGLRAETDDAVAIGFDAKVAIHPSQVPVIRASYAPADDEIAWARRVLDEVPKHRGVFAFEGRMVDAPVLRHAEQIVRRAHGNN; this is translated from the coding sequence ATGACGTGGCAGATGGCGGGACCGGGCTGGTTGTTCTGCCCCGCCGACCGACCCGAACGCTTCGCGAAGGCGGCCGCGGCCGCCGACGTGGTGATCCTCGATCTGGAGGACGGCGTCGCCGCAGGTGACAAGGCCGGGGCACGCGCGGCCCTGATCGCGTCCCCGCTCGACCCGGAGACCACCGTGGTGCGGGTCAACGCGGCGGGCACCGACGAGCACGAGCTGGATCTCGCCGCCTTGGCCGAGACCGAATACCGCCGCGTCATGCTGCCGAAAACCGAATCGGCCGAACAGATCATCGCGCTGTCCGGCTACGAGGTGATCGCGCTCGTCGAATCGCCGCTCGGCGCGCTGACCATCGGGCAAGCGGTCACGGCGCGCAACGCGATCGGCGTCATGTGGGGCGCGGAGGACCTGATCGCGGGGCTTGGCGGCACCGCGAGCAGGCACGCCGACGGCGGCTACCGCGACGTGGCGCGGCACGTGCGCTCCAGCGCGCTGCTCGCCGCCAAGGCCTACGGCAAGTTCGCCCTCGACTCGGTGTATCTGAACATCCGCGATCTCGACGGCCTGCGGGCCGAGACCGACGACGCGGTGGCCATCGGCTTCGACGCGAAGGTCGCGATCCATCCCAGTCAGGTGCCGGTGATCCGCGCGTCCTACGCGCCCGCGGACGACGAAATCGCCTGGGCGAGGCGAGTACTCGACGAGGTGCCCAAGCACCGCGGCGTCTTCGCCTTCGAGGGCCGGATGGTCGACGCCCCGGTGCTGCGGCATGCCGAACAGATCGTGCGGCGCGCGCACGGCAACAACTGA
- a CDS encoding TetR/AcrR family transcriptional regulator — MDAQKGGARREAASGENARAIRRRPRNRRAQIAATSAEAFGALGYHGVSMEEIASRLDISSTALYRHYPSKYALFREEALRLSALCAEAVHLPDHLAEADAQRRLEHIVDTLIEKSIANRRGAALLRWQSRYLEQDDYRILIDQLIEAYRVVGALLAETRPELARADSVVLATAVLSVIGSISDHHVSIPVRSLTKLLRTACLDVVGCDLPPIGDEPATEGATEVPLRFKHELLLRRAIELFHERGYPNVSVEDIANAAELPASSAVYRFYRSKGDLLAAAFRRAADRVSAAIGPAIAASDGDPERALIRLVELYVAGSFAERELTFVYYAEISNVPQEDRTVLRNIQRLNVEEWAKLVVGVRPELSAAESRVLVHAAFALVVDLGQWLGPDNPSSSQARVIHLMQVILFGRAAAPPHRTNCHR, encoded by the coding sequence ATGGACGCGCAGAAAGGCGGCGCCCGCCGGGAGGCGGCGAGCGGTGAGAACGCACGGGCGATCCGCCGTCGGCCGCGAAACCGGCGGGCGCAGATCGCGGCGACCTCCGCGGAGGCCTTCGGCGCACTCGGCTACCACGGCGTCAGCATGGAAGAGATCGCCTCCCGGCTCGACATCAGCTCCACCGCGCTGTATCGCCACTACCCCAGCAAGTACGCACTGTTCCGCGAGGAGGCGCTGCGGCTGAGCGCGCTCTGCGCGGAGGCGGTCCACCTGCCCGACCACCTGGCCGAGGCCGACGCGCAGCGCAGGCTCGAGCACATCGTCGACACGCTCATCGAGAAGTCGATCGCCAACCGCCGCGGCGCCGCGCTGCTGCGCTGGCAGAGCCGCTACCTCGAGCAGGACGACTATCGGATCCTGATCGACCAGCTGATCGAGGCGTACCGGGTGGTCGGCGCGTTGCTCGCCGAGACGCGGCCCGAACTCGCGCGCGCGGACAGCGTCGTGCTGGCCACCGCGGTGCTCAGCGTCATCGGCAGCATCTCCGATCACCACGTGTCCATCCCGGTGCGGTCGCTGACCAAGCTGCTGCGCACGGCGTGCCTGGATGTCGTCGGCTGCGACCTGCCGCCGATCGGCGACGAACCGGCCACCGAGGGGGCCACCGAGGTTCCGCTCCGGTTCAAGCACGAGCTGCTGCTGCGGCGCGCCATCGAACTGTTCCACGAGCGCGGCTATCCGAACGTCAGCGTCGAGGACATCGCCAATGCCGCCGAGCTGCCCGCGTCCTCGGCCGTCTATCGCTTCTACCGGAGCAAGGGTGATCTGCTCGCCGCCGCGTTTCGCCGTGCGGCGGACCGGGTATCGGCCGCCATCGGACCGGCCATCGCCGCCTCCGACGGTGACCCGGAGCGCGCGCTCATCAGGCTCGTCGAGCTGTACGTGGCCGGTTCGTTCGCCGAGCGGGAGCTGACCTTCGTCTACTACGCCGAGATCAGCAACGTGCCGCAGGAGGACCGCACCGTACTGCGAAACATCCAGCGGCTCAACGTCGAAGAGTGGGCGAAGCTCGTCGTCGGGGTGCGCCCGGAACTGTCCGCCGCCGAGTCGCGGGTGCTGGTGCACGCCGCCTTCGCGTTGGTCGTCGACCTCGGCCAGTGGTTGGGCCCGGACAATCCGTCCAGCTCGCAGGCGCGGGTCATCCACCTCATGCAGGTCATCCTGTTCGGCAGGGCAGCGGCGCCACCGCACCGAACGAACTGCCACCGCTGA
- a CDS encoding acetyl/propionyl/methylcrotonyl-CoA carboxylase subunit alpha, with protein MLNKSHPVGFDTVLVANRGEIAVRVIRTLRAMGIRSVAVYSDADAGARHVVEADTAVRLGPAPARESYLDIDKVVAAAVRTGAQAVHPGYGFLSENAAFAAALAEAGIVFLGPPARAIEIMGDKIAAKNTVAAFDVPVVPGIAKPGLTDDELIAAAAEIGYPVLVKPSAGGGGKGMRLVEDPALLPAALVSARREAGAAFGDDTLFLERFVTRPRHIEVQILADQYGNVLHLGERECSLQRRHQKVIEEAPSPLLDADTRARIGAAACNTARSVNYVGAGTVEFIVSADRPDEFFFMEMNTRLQVEHPVTELVTGVDLVECQVRIAAGQKIGARQDEIRLTGHAIEARVYAEDPGRGFLPTGGTVLELVEPEAPGVRVDSGLRVGTVVGSDYDPMLSKVIAHGPDRAAALGALDRALADTVLLGVTSNVEFLRFLLADPDVAAGRLDTGLLDRRVGDFRPEPVRDEEFVVASAYHWLRRWPADANDPWDIPSGWRVGVHAPTPIRLAGGDRTEHVYLTGRPEAARVQVGDGESRTLSASFVADTAESGVLTLTLDDVRRDYRVAEHDGQLWVAGPAGVSVLREVAEVNVRGGGEHVGDAEIRSPMPGSVIAVPVTSGATVAAGAPVVVVEAMKMEHTLTAPVAGVVEVLVEPGAQVRLDQPLARIVAESNTSDREGTSE; from the coding sequence ATGCTGAACAAATCCCACCCCGTCGGTTTCGACACCGTGCTCGTCGCCAATCGCGGCGAGATCGCGGTGCGCGTCATCCGCACCCTGCGCGCCATGGGTATTCGCTCGGTCGCCGTCTACAGCGACGCCGACGCCGGGGCCAGGCACGTCGTCGAGGCGGACACCGCCGTACGGCTCGGCCCGGCGCCCGCCCGCGAGAGTTACCTGGACATCGACAAAGTCGTGGCGGCCGCGGTGCGCACCGGCGCGCAAGCCGTGCATCCCGGCTACGGATTCCTTTCGGAGAACGCCGCTTTCGCGGCCGCGCTGGCCGAGGCGGGCATCGTGTTCCTCGGTCCACCCGCCCGCGCCATCGAGATCATGGGCGACAAGATCGCCGCCAAGAACACGGTCGCGGCCTTCGACGTCCCGGTGGTCCCGGGCATCGCCAAGCCCGGCCTCACCGACGACGAGCTGATCGCCGCGGCCGCCGAGATCGGCTACCCGGTGCTGGTCAAGCCGTCGGCGGGCGGCGGAGGCAAGGGCATGCGCCTGGTCGAGGATCCGGCGCTGCTGCCCGCCGCGCTGGTCAGCGCGCGGCGCGAGGCGGGCGCGGCGTTCGGCGACGACACACTGTTCCTGGAGCGGTTCGTCACCCGGCCGCGCCACATCGAGGTGCAGATCCTGGCCGACCAATACGGCAACGTGCTGCACCTCGGCGAGCGCGAATGCAGCTTGCAGCGCAGGCACCAGAAGGTGATCGAGGAAGCGCCCTCCCCGCTGCTGGACGCGGACACCAGGGCGCGCATCGGCGCCGCCGCCTGCAACACCGCGCGCAGCGTGAACTACGTCGGCGCCGGCACGGTCGAGTTCATCGTCTCCGCCGACCGGCCGGACGAGTTCTTCTTCATGGAGATGAACACCAGGCTGCAGGTCGAGCATCCGGTCACCGAGCTGGTGACCGGCGTCGATCTGGTGGAGTGCCAGGTCAGGATCGCCGCGGGCCAGAAGATCGGCGCGCGCCAGGACGAGATCCGCCTCACCGGCCATGCCATCGAGGCGCGCGTCTACGCCGAGGACCCCGGCCGCGGATTCCTGCCCACCGGCGGCACCGTGCTGGAACTTGTGGAGCCGGAAGCCCCTGGCGTGCGGGTGGATTCGGGTCTGCGCGTCGGCACGGTGGTCGGCAGCGATTACGACCCGATGCTCTCCAAGGTCATCGCGCACGGCCCGGATCGCGCCGCCGCGCTCGGCGCGCTGGACCGCGCGCTGGCCGACACCGTGCTGCTCGGTGTCACGAGCAATGTCGAGTTCCTGCGCTTCCTGCTCGCCGACCCGGACGTGGCGGCGGGACGACTCGACACCGGCCTGCTCGACCGCAGGGTCGGCGATTTCCGGCCCGAGCCGGTGCGCGACGAGGAATTCGTCGTCGCGTCCGCCTACCACTGGCTGCGCCGCTGGCCCGCCGACGCGAACGATCCGTGGGACATCCCGTCCGGCTGGCGGGTCGGCGTCCACGCGCCGACGCCGATCCGGCTCGCGGGCGGCGACCGGACCGAGCACGTCTACCTCACCGGCCGCCCAGAAGCGGCTCGTGTCCAGGTCGGCGACGGCGAATCCCGCACGCTGTCGGCCTCTTTCGTGGCGGACACCGCGGAAAGCGGTGTGCTGACCCTGACCCTGGACGACGTGCGCCGCGACTACCGGGTGGCCGAGCACGACGGACAACTCTGGGTGGCGGGTCCCGCGGGCGTCTCGGTGCTGCGCGAGGTCGCCGAGGTCAACGTCCGAGGCGGCGGCGAACACGTCGGTGACGCCGAAATACGCAGTCCCATGCCGGGTTCGGTGATCGCCGTCCCGGTGACCTCCGGCGCGACGGTGGCGGCGGGCGCGCCCGTCGTCGTGGTCGAGGCGATGAAGATGGAGCACACGCTCACCGCGCCGGTCGCGGGCGTGGTCGAAGTGCTGGTCGAGCCGGGCGCCCAGGTGCGCCTCGACCAGCCGCTGGCTCGCATCGTCGCCGAATCGAATACCTCCGATCGAGAAGGAACTTCCGAATGA
- a CDS encoding MCE family protein: MNIPLWNYLVHKRITVANIGLVLVLVAGSVYLSSQVLRFDPVPNTYLVTVQLQTSGGLLANNDVTFRGTRVGLVREVRVADVGIEAIAEIQSSARIPVGGTVAVGRLSAAGEQYLDFRPDSDTGPYLGDGDVVPVSRTKAPVSVQSVLTNVSGMIGGLNPQRLTVIVDELDKALAGGPDRLRNMISGISRAMAGLNDLLPQTRQLIENLEIIAETTSHAQPDLTTLTTGAGALFEQLTAADQEVRRFLDLAPGQLATLGGFVAETEDPVTNLVTNFVAITKSAKLRQPAIAALFPALRTGTEAIGIPAHDGAFHTLVDPWPRPTCDYETIPVVPTLATTDTRVRLYNYCVTNNPALQVRGSANAPRPNVPDNGSGPPPGVTGNELSRPVPGR, from the coding sequence ATGAACATCCCGCTCTGGAATTACTTGGTACACAAGCGCATCACGGTCGCCAACATCGGCCTGGTGCTCGTGCTGGTCGCGGGCTCGGTCTACCTGAGTTCGCAGGTGCTGCGCTTCGATCCGGTGCCGAACACGTACCTGGTCACCGTGCAATTGCAGACCTCCGGCGGGTTGCTGGCGAACAACGACGTCACGTTCCGAGGCACCAGGGTCGGGTTGGTGCGCGAGGTCAGGGTGGCGGACGTCGGTATCGAGGCCATCGCCGAGATCCAGTCCTCGGCGCGCATCCCGGTCGGTGGCACGGTCGCGGTCGGGCGCCTGTCCGCCGCAGGTGAGCAGTACCTGGACTTCCGGCCGGACTCCGACACTGGTCCCTACCTCGGCGACGGCGATGTGGTGCCGGTGTCGCGCACGAAGGCCCCGGTCTCGGTGCAGTCCGTGCTGACGAACGTGAGCGGCATGATCGGCGGGCTGAACCCGCAGCGGCTCACCGTGATCGTCGACGAGCTGGACAAGGCGCTGGCGGGCGGCCCGGATCGCCTGCGCAACATGATCTCCGGCATCAGCAGGGCAATGGCGGGTCTCAACGACCTGCTCCCGCAGACCAGGCAGTTGATCGAGAACCTCGAGATCATCGCGGAGACCACCTCGCACGCCCAGCCCGACCTGACGACCCTCACCACCGGCGCGGGCGCGCTGTTCGAGCAGCTGACCGCCGCCGACCAGGAGGTCCGCCGCTTCCTCGACCTAGCGCCCGGCCAGCTGGCAACGCTGGGCGGCTTCGTGGCCGAGACCGAGGATCCGGTGACCAATCTGGTGACGAACTTCGTGGCCATCACCAAGTCGGCGAAGCTGCGCCAGCCCGCCATCGCGGCGCTGTTCCCCGCCCTGCGCACCGGCACCGAGGCGATCGGTATCCCGGCGCACGACGGCGCCTTCCACACCCTCGTCGACCCCTGGCCTCGGCCGACCTGCGACTACGAGACCATCCCGGTCGTGCCGACGCTGGCCACCACCGACACCAGGGTGCGGCTCTACAACTACTGCGTCACCAACAACCCTGCGCTCCAGGTGCGCGGTTCGGCCAACGCGCCGCGGCCCAACGTGCCCGACAACGGTTCCGGCCCGCCGCCGGGCGTGACCGGAAACGAACTGTCCCGACCCGTTCCCGGGCGATAG